The following coding sequences are from one Bacillus sp. (in: firmicutes) window:
- a CDS encoding TIGR02680 family protein — translation MTNKWELHRAGLLNFWYYDEEYFHFADGKLLLRGSNGSGKSVTMQSFLPVLLDGKKSPDRLDPFGSRARRMEDYLLGEKEVVDRDERTGYLFLEYKRKNSDQFITTGIGLRAKRQKKMDFWGFVIFDNRRIGKDLRLYKIEKTGGETQKIPLTKRELINVISEGGTVVDSQSEYMELVNKHIFRFESLDAFHELIELLIQLRSPKLSKDFKPTVIYEILESSLPALTDEELRHLSETIENMDQAKQQLEQLEKDERALKKLCQHYSTYNEYMLAEKANEYLKSEKSFKKLKEEKEQLEKQQREYEDMQTTLKAEIQQLTNEQEVLRKMELDLSNHEVFQTEEKRNETEKHLKNINDQIKKKERFVEEKREQERKIEQNLNTYEERFHQLSKKLVEQLDMMRSDALESSFSEHTINEEDFQRNREHEFDFTVWKREASAHFERLEQINSLWKEHDDIQIRYEETYKELGELNRELDQLKNEEKKWHELFEDEKSRLQENVFEWSKMFPDIKADDETFQVFLQRLNELYERYHFEEVKQPFTDQYYQSIEKWKAEKIKQQHEMKLLENEIRETEEKLRYWKEQKDPEPERDMQTVQTRASLKEKGIPFVPFYAAVEFQEQVSEELRERIESTLNHAGLLDALIVEAELDIQYDRVITPNPAMMAHTLADYLKPDLENDSGVSKEKIEAVLRSIIVSDEQQGNEYFVINEAGQYSLGLLKGHAPEREKAKYIGRAARKRLRLEKIQQFEEELWHLNTQLKEKREQLAAVEQRIRHITEGFQSFPSDQNVKYAYDQWKKTKLKAESKEKETEKKNEKLGQIARKWQQIKHTLRSKTEGLDLEYSKKGYEDALSFMGTYLKELNEIQITHGNIVNTSEMIKNLIDQLETVQSEMDDAKGEFNVLLDQQQRVSLELEHIESMLTKMGAEHIRQEIQRIRERLTFLTTEIPEKIKKQEGIRNQLSNMESKLSSLERKLEFAKVLAQAWEELFSQELERGLVFIDENKTGSLLHKAMAITKKFDSVLKENTRSFVNDQLNRIFFKELPNLIEYRPTQEPAKWSKQDPFIQFSLDEEAELKANDWKEKAGRIIILLDYKGQRVTPYYVLEEIEKDILLQKEYINEQDRELYEDIILKTIGRILRSRIQRAERWVKDMNALMEKRDTSSGLTFSIQWKPKTAETEEEMDTKDLVELLRMNSRLLKEEDLQRVTLHFRSKINRAREMLEERGQGNTLHQVIKEVLDYRKWFSFTLYYQKTNEPKRELTNQKFYKFSGGEKAMAMYIPLFAAAYSRYQEAAEDAPYIISLDEAFAGVDENNIRDMFALVEELGFNYIMNSQALWGDYDTVPALSICELVRPKNAPFVTVIRYHWDGKVKRLATNPDEEFTLASSI, via the coding sequence ATGACGAATAAATGGGAGTTACATCGCGCGGGACTGTTAAATTTTTGGTATTATGATGAAGAATATTTTCATTTTGCAGACGGAAAGCTTTTATTGCGCGGTAGCAATGGATCCGGCAAATCAGTGACGATGCAAAGTTTTCTCCCTGTTCTACTTGATGGAAAAAAGAGTCCTGACCGACTCGATCCGTTCGGTTCTCGTGCCAGAAGGATGGAAGATTATTTGCTAGGGGAAAAAGAAGTCGTCGACAGGGACGAACGAACAGGTTATTTATTTTTAGAGTATAAGAGGAAAAACTCTGACCAATTTATCACTACAGGCATCGGTTTACGGGCTAAAAGGCAGAAAAAAATGGATTTTTGGGGATTTGTCATTTTTGACAATCGACGCATCGGAAAAGACTTGCGTTTATATAAAATAGAAAAGACAGGTGGAGAAACGCAAAAAATCCCTTTAACCAAACGGGAGTTAATCAATGTTATTAGTGAGGGTGGAACGGTTGTTGATTCGCAAAGTGAATATATGGAGTTAGTGAATAAACATATTTTCCGATTCGAGTCCTTGGATGCGTTCCACGAACTGATTGAATTACTCATTCAATTACGCAGTCCGAAGCTTTCAAAAGATTTTAAACCAACCGTGATCTACGAAATATTAGAAAGCTCGCTGCCGGCGCTTACCGATGAAGAGCTGCGCCACTTGTCAGAAACGATAGAAAACATGGATCAGGCAAAACAACAGTTAGAACAACTTGAAAAAGACGAGCGAGCTCTCAAGAAACTTTGCCAGCACTATTCGACTTATAATGAATATATGTTGGCTGAAAAAGCGAATGAATATTTAAAATCGGAAAAAAGCTTTAAAAAGTTGAAGGAAGAAAAAGAGCAGTTAGAAAAGCAGCAGCGAGAATATGAGGACATGCAAACAACATTGAAAGCAGAGATCCAACAATTAACGAATGAACAAGAAGTACTGCGTAAAATGGAACTTGATTTATCAAATCATGAAGTGTTTCAGACGGAAGAAAAGCGGAATGAAACAGAGAAACATCTGAAAAATATAAATGATCAGATCAAAAAGAAAGAAAGGTTTGTAGAGGAAAAACGGGAGCAAGAACGGAAAATCGAACAAAACTTAAACACGTATGAAGAACGTTTCCATCAGTTATCGAAAAAGCTAGTAGAACAGTTAGATATGATGCGGAGCGATGCGTTAGAAAGCTCTTTTTCAGAGCATACAATCAACGAAGAGGATTTTCAGCGGAATCGAGAACATGAATTTGATTTTACCGTATGGAAACGGGAAGCTAGTGCGCATTTTGAAAGGTTGGAGCAAATTAACAGTCTATGGAAGGAACATGATGACATTCAAATCCGTTATGAAGAAACGTATAAAGAGCTCGGCGAATTAAACCGTGAATTAGATCAACTAAAGAATGAAGAGAAAAAATGGCACGAGCTGTTTGAAGATGAAAAATCACGTTTGCAGGAAAATGTGTTTGAATGGAGCAAAATGTTTCCAGATATAAAGGCGGATGACGAAACGTTTCAAGTATTTTTGCAGCGGTTGAATGAGCTTTATGAGCGCTATCATTTTGAAGAAGTGAAACAACCGTTTACAGATCAATATTATCAATCAATCGAAAAGTGGAAAGCAGAAAAAATTAAACAACAACATGAAATGAAATTGCTAGAAAATGAAATCCGTGAAACGGAAGAAAAATTGCGCTATTGGAAGGAACAAAAAGATCCAGAACCAGAACGAGACATGCAAACGGTGCAAACAAGGGCGTCGCTAAAAGAAAAAGGAATACCTTTTGTTCCGTTTTATGCGGCGGTGGAGTTTCAAGAGCAAGTGTCCGAAGAGTTACGGGAACGGATCGAATCTACATTAAATCATGCTGGATTGCTCGACGCTTTAATTGTGGAAGCGGAATTAGATATCCAATATGATCGAGTGATTACGCCAAACCCAGCAATGATGGCACATACGCTGGCGGATTATTTAAAACCTGATTTAGAGAATGACAGTGGTGTTTCTAAAGAAAAAATTGAAGCGGTATTACGAAGTATAATCGTATCGGACGAACAGCAAGGAAACGAATATTTTGTCATTAACGAAGCCGGACAATATTCCCTTGGACTATTAAAAGGACATGCCCCCGAAAGGGAAAAGGCGAAATATATTGGACGAGCTGCACGGAAGCGGCTGCGTCTTGAAAAAATTCAGCAATTTGAGGAAGAATTATGGCATTTAAACACTCAACTTAAAGAAAAACGAGAGCAGCTCGCGGCAGTGGAACAACGAATCCGCCACATTACGGAAGGGTTTCAATCGTTTCCATCTGACCAAAATGTCAAATATGCCTATGACCAGTGGAAGAAAACGAAACTTAAGGCAGAGAGCAAAGAAAAAGAAACAGAAAAGAAAAATGAAAAATTAGGGCAAATTGCTCGAAAGTGGCAACAAATCAAACATACTTTACGCAGTAAGACAGAAGGACTTGACCTGGAATATTCAAAAAAAGGGTACGAAGATGCTTTGTCTTTTATGGGAACATATTTGAAAGAGTTAAATGAGATACAAATTACGCATGGAAACATCGTCAACACCAGTGAAATGATCAAAAATTTAATAGATCAGCTTGAAACGGTACAAAGCGAAATGGACGATGCGAAAGGTGAATTCAACGTTCTTCTTGATCAACAACAGCGGGTATCACTTGAACTTGAGCATATCGAATCGATGTTAACGAAAATGGGAGCGGAACATATTCGTCAAGAGATTCAACGGATTCGAGAACGATTAACGTTTTTAACAACGGAAATTCCTGAGAAAATTAAGAAGCAAGAAGGTATAAGGAATCAGCTTTCAAACATGGAAAGCAAGTTAAGTAGTTTAGAGAGAAAACTGGAATTTGCAAAGGTTCTTGCCCAAGCATGGGAAGAGCTGTTTTCACAAGAATTGGAACGAGGACTAGTGTTTATTGACGAGAATAAAACAGGTTCGCTTTTGCACAAAGCAATGGCTATTACCAAGAAATTTGATTCTGTATTAAAAGAGAATACACGATCTTTTGTCAACGACCAATTAAACCGAATATTTTTCAAAGAACTACCAAATTTAATCGAATATCGGCCGACACAGGAACCTGCGAAATGGAGCAAACAAGATCCTTTTATCCAGTTTTCGTTAGATGAAGAAGCGGAGCTGAAAGCGAACGATTGGAAGGAAAAAGCAGGACGTATCATCATTTTGCTTGATTATAAAGGTCAACGCGTCACACCATATTATGTGTTAGAAGAGATTGAAAAAGATATTTTGCTGCAAAAAGAATATATTAACGAACAGGATCGCGAATTGTACGAAGACATTATTTTGAAAACGATCGGACGAATATTGCGAAGCCGCATACAGCGTGCTGAACGCTGGGTAAAAGATATGAACGCTTTAATGGAAAAACGTGATACTTCTTCCGGTCTGACATTTTCAATTCAATGGAAGCCGAAAACAGCGGAAACCGAAGAAGAAATGGACACGAAAGATTTAGTCGAATTGTTGCGAATGAATTCGCGGCTTTTGAAGGAAGAAGACTTACAGCGGGTTACGCTTCATTTCCGCTCAAAAATAAATCGGGCGAGAGAAATGCTTGAAGAACGTGGGCAAGGCAATACGCTGCACCAAGTCATTAAAGAAGTGCTCGATTACCGAAAGTGGTTCTCGTTTACCCTTTATTACCAAAAAACAAATGAACCGAAGCGGGAATTAACAAACCAAAAGTTTTATAAATTTAGCGGCGGAGAAAAGGCTATGGCGATGTATATTCCACTTTTTGCTGCGGCATATTCACGTTATCAAGAGGCGGCAGAGGATGCTCCATATATTATTTCGTTAGATGAAGCGTTTGCCGGCGTGGATGAAAACAACATACGTGATATGTTCGCGTTAGTCGAAGAGCTTGGTTTCAACTATATCATGAACTCACAAGCACTTTGGGGAGACTATGATACGGTACCAGCGCTTTCTATATGTGAATTAGTCCGCCCGAAAAATGCTCCGTTCGTAACGGTTATACGTTATCATTGGGACGGAAAGGTGAAACGACTTGCGACAAATCCGGATGAAGAATTTACTTTAGCATCATCCATATAG
- a CDS encoding TIGR02678 family protein has protein sequence MTALFENFWIVREDQPELYQKIREREKVLKRYLQEKFGYRLIVHRYFAKLEKIPAEPESWMGIQEFQDMLDYALFCCLLAYLESKAVDEKFLLSDLCEEIQALYPGELPIDWTSYQHRKSLIRVLKTSEQIGIVKRVDGDLEGFASKEDHEALYEVPVVSRYFMRSYPKDLFQYETIEEILEEEWKASPQDYRRHRIYRQLFLSPVIYRMQKDDPDFYYLRNFRHRLREDFEKHTDFRYELYKNAALLTLPERQSRYTLFPDQKGTSEIILHFSNIVRQHLEVYMPDEYGKIHLTPNDFLGLLKKCRDEFSEGWSKTYRDMTITQLSNEVMNALKDWKMAEQEKETGMIILYPLLGRLIGTYPDDFLTKGTNENDE, from the coding sequence ATGACTGCCCTGTTTGAAAACTTCTGGATTGTGCGGGAAGACCAACCGGAGCTTTATCAAAAGATTAGAGAGCGGGAAAAAGTGTTGAAACGTTACTTGCAAGAAAAGTTTGGATACAGACTGATCGTTCACCGCTATTTTGCTAAGCTCGAGAAAATCCCTGCTGAGCCTGAATCTTGGATGGGTATTCAAGAATTTCAAGATATGTTAGATTATGCCTTGTTTTGCTGCTTGCTAGCATATTTAGAAAGCAAAGCCGTAGATGAGAAATTTCTTCTGTCCGATTTATGCGAAGAGATTCAAGCGCTGTATCCAGGGGAACTGCCAATCGATTGGACGAGTTATCAGCATCGGAAATCGCTCATTCGCGTGCTCAAGACGTCTGAACAAATCGGTATCGTAAAACGTGTCGACGGGGATCTTGAAGGGTTTGCAAGTAAAGAAGATCATGAAGCGCTCTATGAAGTCCCCGTTGTATCCCGCTATTTTATGAGATCGTATCCAAAAGATCTTTTTCAATATGAAACAATAGAGGAAATTTTAGAAGAAGAATGGAAAGCATCTCCGCAAGATTATCGCCGACATCGCATTTATCGTCAACTTTTTCTATCGCCGGTCATTTATCGCATGCAAAAAGACGACCCAGACTTTTATTACTTAAGAAACTTTCGTCATCGCTTGCGTGAAGATTTTGAAAAACACACTGATTTTCGCTATGAACTTTATAAAAATGCGGCACTTTTAACTTTACCAGAACGGCAAAGCCGATATACGCTGTTTCCAGATCAAAAAGGTACTTCAGAGATTATTCTTCATTTTTCTAACATTGTTCGCCAGCATCTTGAAGTATACATGCCTGATGAGTACGGAAAAATCCACTTAACACCAAATGATTTTTTAGGGTTATTAAAAAAATGTCGTGACGAATTTTCTGAAGGTTGGAGCAAAACATACCGCGACATGACAATTACTCAACTTTCTAATGAGGTAATGAATGCTTTAAAGGATTGGAAAATGGCCGAACAAGAAAAGGAGACCGGGATGATTATTTTATACCCGCTTTTAGGAAGATTAATCGGAACATATCCTGATGATTTTCTAACGAAAGGAACGAATGAAAATGACGAATAA
- a CDS encoding TIGR02677 family protein yields the protein MDSSWLKPITEAKYLATDNAYRYRAILRYFYMQHERMRQYLFPEEVFEFLKKHEEFRKYTEDDLQQDLDQLVKWKNLIARQETVNIRTIEEFKKKRFRYQCSPYTVEIERMIRTLEKLGDSFGGSLEKTRFDRLYSSLVRIENIIQNDFKEKREEINQIWEETFDYFKKIIQNSADYIAYLNSENTEERMMSEAFLVYKEKFTTYLRDFIVALQKTSLKIEKLLEDIAEDDVRKLAATVADYQMTIPRLEEMKVSKEQLEEDLFEKWKGLKEWFLGRDGRESELYFLQHQTNEAIRRMTRVVQRLGERHHNFRSRKKDFLHLAKWFSELPSLEDAHRLSSVVFGCFHTKHLITENDATENFYRDIWEEEPTEWTVKPRVRHYREKTKPEAIETREREKQEMMEKFLLEKKREKEELESLIQDNKIILRELPVIEPHIRKTLLSWIAKSMTKQDGVVKTENGWKVKVMQKDSSSIQLKAADGILTMPNYELYVLEKGEM from the coding sequence ATGGATTCTTCATGGCTGAAGCCAATTACAGAAGCAAAGTATTTGGCAACGGATAATGCATATCGCTATCGGGCGATTTTAAGATATTTTTATATGCAGCATGAACGAATGCGGCAATATTTGTTTCCTGAAGAAGTATTTGAGTTTTTAAAAAAGCATGAGGAGTTTCGGAAATATACAGAAGACGATCTGCAGCAGGATTTAGATCAGCTTGTCAAATGGAAAAACTTAATTGCCAGGCAAGAGACGGTGAATATCCGCACAATCGAAGAATTTAAAAAGAAACGGTTTCGTTATCAATGCAGTCCTTACACGGTCGAAATTGAGCGGATGATCCGCACGTTAGAAAAGCTGGGGGATTCATTCGGAGGGTCTTTGGAAAAAACGCGGTTTGACCGCTTATATTCTTCACTCGTTCGAATAGAAAATATTATACAAAATGATTTTAAAGAAAAACGTGAAGAGATTAATCAAATTTGGGAAGAAACGTTCGATTATTTCAAAAAAATCATTCAAAATTCTGCGGATTACATCGCTTACCTCAACAGTGAGAACACGGAAGAACGAATGATGTCGGAAGCGTTTCTTGTATATAAAGAAAAATTTACGACATATTTACGGGATTTCATCGTCGCCTTACAGAAAACATCATTAAAAATTGAAAAGTTGCTGGAAGATATCGCAGAAGATGATGTTCGCAAACTTGCTGCGACTGTTGCTGATTATCAAATGACGATTCCGAGATTAGAAGAAATGAAAGTTTCGAAAGAACAACTCGAGGAAGATTTGTTCGAAAAATGGAAAGGTTTAAAAGAATGGTTTTTAGGCAGAGACGGTCGGGAGAGTGAATTGTATTTTCTTCAGCATCAAACGAATGAAGCAATACGCCGCATGACCCGGGTTGTGCAAAGGCTGGGGGAACGTCATCACAATTTCCGCAGCCGCAAGAAAGATTTTCTCCATTTAGCAAAGTGGTTTTCCGAGCTTCCGAGTTTAGAAGATGCCCACCGGCTATCCTCTGTTGTTTTCGGATGTTTTCATACGAAGCATCTCATAACAGAAAACGATGCAACAGAAAACTTTTATCGCGATATTTGGGAAGAAGAGCCGACAGAATGGACGGTAAAGCCTCGCGTTCGCCATTACCGTGAAAAGACAAAACCTGAAGCAATCGAAACCCGTGAAAGAGAAAAACAGGAGATGATGGAGAAATTTTTGCTGGAGAAAAAACGTGAGAAAGAAGAGTTAGAGAGTCTCATTCAAGACAACAAAATTATTTTGCGTGAACTGCCGGTGATCGAACCGCACATTCGAAAAACATTGTTAAGCTGGATAGCAAAATCGATGACAAAACAAGACGGTGTCGTAAAAACGGAAAACGGTTGGAAGGTGAAGGTCATGCAAAAAGATTCATCCTCGATTCAATTGAAAGCTGCTGACGGAATACTTACGATGCCGAATTATGAACTTTATGTCCTCGAAAAGGGAGAGATGTAA
- a CDS encoding mannitol-1-phosphate 5-dehydrogenase, with product MLAVHFGAGNIGRGFIGSLLSQSSYEVVFVDVNEEVVHLLNERKEYRVLIADESGKEEIIRNVSAVNSQTENDKVIHYLTEADLVTTAVGPNILPIISSTLAEGLRKRLSVNQKPLNIIACENMIGGTTFLKEKVFEKISDEEKSLFERNYGFLDCAVDRIVPNQKNSDPLAVTVEPFFEWVVEQKDVVGDMPNVRGMQLVDDLLPYIERKLFTVNTGHAMAAYLGYNKKLQTIKEAMDDKEIYFDVQQALNESGAVLVKRYGFNENEHKKYIEKIIHRFTNPSISDEIVRVARSPIRKVGANDRLMKPAKQYYELFNEVPAGLTKGIAALLLFDYQEDPEAIELQETIMKAGIEGALSQYAQLEKDHPLADAIIKYVEGLRETK from the coding sequence ATGTTGGCTGTCCATTTTGGTGCAGGAAATATTGGGAGAGGATTTATTGGCAGCTTGCTTTCCCAATCAAGTTATGAGGTCGTTTTTGTCGATGTCAATGAGGAAGTTGTCCACCTGTTAAATGAGAGAAAAGAATACCGGGTTCTCATCGCGGATGAATCCGGCAAAGAGGAAATCATTCGAAACGTATCCGCTGTGAATAGCCAAACAGAAAATGACAAAGTCATTCATTATTTAACAGAAGCAGATTTAGTAACAACAGCGGTTGGACCGAATATTTTGCCGATCATCTCATCTACCTTAGCGGAAGGACTTCGCAAAAGACTATCCGTCAATCAAAAACCGTTAAATATTATTGCTTGTGAAAATATGATCGGCGGAACGACCTTCCTGAAGGAAAAAGTGTTTGAAAAAATTTCAGATGAAGAAAAAAGTTTATTCGAAAGAAACTATGGTTTTCTGGATTGCGCCGTCGACCGCATCGTTCCGAACCAAAAAAACAGCGATCCGCTGGCTGTCACCGTTGAGCCGTTTTTTGAATGGGTGGTCGAACAAAAGGATGTTGTTGGGGACATGCCAAACGTGAGAGGCATGCAGCTTGTGGATGATTTATTGCCTTATATTGAAAGAAAGCTTTTTACCGTCAATACCGGGCATGCGATGGCTGCTTACTTAGGATATAACAAAAAGCTTCAAACGATTAAAGAAGCGATGGATGATAAGGAAATTTACTTTGATGTACAACAGGCATTAAACGAATCAGGTGCTGTACTCGTGAAAAGGTACGGCTTTAATGAAAATGAACATAAGAAATATATAGAAAAAATTATTCATAGATTTACAAATCCATCTATTTCAGATGAAATCGTCAGAGTCGCCCGTTCACCGATTCGCAAAGTAGGAGCGAATGACCGCTTAATGAAACCGGCCAAGCAATATTACGAATTATTCAATGAGGTTCCGGCCGGTTTGACAAAAGGAATTGCTGCACTCTTATTGTTTGATTATCAAGAGGATCCTGAAGCAATCGAACTGCAAGAAACAATAATGAAAGCTGGCATCGAGGGAGCCCTATCTCAATATGCGCAATTAGAAAAAGACCATCCTCTTGCCGATGCGATTATTAAATATGTTGAAGGGTTAAGAGAAACAAAGTAA
- a CDS encoding PTS sugar transporter subunit IIA: MSMAVLKKENIVLRANAADKTEAIRLTGNILVEQGYVEPSYVDKMFEREELTSTYMGNFVAIPHGTEDARSLVKHAGISVVQVPDGVDFGDGNIAKILIGIAGKDNEHLEILSKIAIVCSEEENIQKLIEAASEEDIIRLLSEVN, from the coding sequence ATGTCAATGGCAGTATTGAAAAAAGAAAATATTGTATTGCGTGCAAACGCTGCAGATAAAACAGAAGCGATCCGTTTAACGGGAAACATTTTAGTCGAACAAGGGTATGTGGAACCTTCTTATGTTGATAAAATGTTCGAACGGGAAGAACTGACATCCACGTATATGGGGAACTTTGTTGCGATTCCTCATGGTACGGAGGATGCGAGAAGCCTCGTCAAGCATGCGGGCATTTCTGTCGTCCAAGTACCGGACGGGGTAGATTTCGGCGACGGAAATATCGCAAAAATTTTAATTGGAATTGCCGGAAAAGACAATGAACACTTAGAAATTCTTTCGAAGATTGCGATTGTTTGTTCAGAGGAAGAAAATATTCAAAAACTCATCGAAGCAGCAAGCGAAGAGGATATCATCCGCCTTTTAAGCGAGGTGAACTAA
- a CDS encoding BglG family transcription antiterminator, whose amino-acid sequence MYISARERKILDMLLVHDQGIPVRELAEQLNVSNRTVHRDLKGVERILEEFHLQLIKKSGFGIQIAGDDHNKKELQMHLFHLSHTEYTPEERQTIVLITLLEATEPVKLLALANDLNVTVATISHDLDKISETLEKYGLSLIRKRGYGVEIEGSESAKRRMMSELLFHHFGEYEFLSFMKESIQKRSAETLNTVTEKLLGLVDQKTLVTIEKQIEEIQDELPFTIADSSYVALVVHLALAVERIIQGESINFDPQYLQTIRGTKEFEMAEKIARSLEHAFRITIPDEEIGYITMHLMGAKLRDRQGYMLEEASFEVGIKAQELIRFVSDELNVDLTNNDPLFQDLVVHLKPAIYRIEHNMGIANPLLSKIVQDYPELFSMLEKGVKKVFPDLTVPKEEIGYLVLHFASALLRERKGIHALVICSSGLGTAKILATRLKKEIPDIVRIQHTSVLELKDVDADQFDLIVSTVPLNKFTGHYFVVSPILQDTEISTIKKFLENRRVKAPKEQDQQRTEGAERVVEKLSSVQKMSETIVHILKGFTLQKLEAESVQDALAEACRQLYQKEVISDQEQVLTYLINREKIGGLGIPDTPFALYHTRSPAITVPSFTIYTLAKWQTVTGMHQEEMKMNTILLLLAPESAPQEMLSVLSHISSLIIKDEESIAVFSSGSYEKIYSFLSYQLEKYFYEQIQHHKE is encoded by the coding sequence ATGTATATATCTGCAAGAGAAAGAAAAATCCTCGATATGTTGTTGGTTCATGATCAGGGAATTCCGGTAAGGGAGCTTGCGGAGCAGCTGAATGTAAGTAACCGCACGGTTCACCGGGATTTAAAAGGGGTAGAGCGCATTTTAGAAGAATTTCATTTGCAGCTTATCAAAAAATCAGGCTTTGGCATCCAAATAGCTGGAGATGATCACAACAAAAAAGAGCTGCAAATGCATCTTTTCCACTTGTCCCATACTGAATACACGCCGGAAGAGCGCCAAACCATTGTCCTGATCACTTTATTGGAGGCGACCGAGCCTGTTAAGCTTTTAGCTCTTGCCAATGATTTAAACGTCACCGTCGCAACCATTAGCCATGATTTAGATAAAATCAGCGAAACCCTTGAAAAATACGGGCTTTCTCTTATTCGAAAAAGAGGATACGGGGTCGAAATTGAGGGTTCTGAATCGGCGAAACGCAGGATGATGAGCGAGTTATTATTCCATCATTTCGGCGAATATGAATTTCTTTCATTCATGAAAGAATCGATTCAAAAAAGATCAGCGGAAACGCTCAATACCGTGACGGAGAAACTCCTCGGACTCGTTGATCAGAAAACGTTAGTAACGATTGAAAAGCAAATTGAAGAAATCCAAGACGAGCTTCCTTTTACGATTGCGGACAGCTCGTATGTAGCCTTAGTTGTCCACCTTGCCTTGGCGGTGGAGCGGATTATTCAAGGGGAATCGATCAATTTTGATCCGCAATACTTACAAACGATCCGCGGAACGAAGGAATTCGAAATGGCCGAAAAAATTGCCCGATCGCTGGAACATGCCTTCCGAATCACGATACCGGATGAAGAAATTGGTTATATTACGATGCATTTAATGGGGGCGAAACTTCGGGACCGTCAAGGCTACATGTTAGAGGAAGCAAGCTTTGAAGTGGGAATCAAAGCCCAAGAATTGATTCGCTTTGTCAGCGATGAACTGAACGTAGATTTAACGAACAACGATCCTTTATTTCAGGATTTAGTCGTTCATTTAAAACCGGCGATTTACCGCATTGAACATAACATGGGGATTGCCAATCCGCTTTTATCAAAAATCGTTCAAGACTATCCTGAGCTTTTTTCAATGTTAGAAAAAGGCGTCAAAAAAGTATTCCCTGATCTGACGGTCCCAAAGGAAGAAATCGGTTATTTAGTTTTGCACTTTGCCTCCGCTCTTTTACGAGAAAGGAAAGGGATCCACGCCTTAGTCATCTGTTCAAGCGGGTTAGGCACGGCCAAAATCTTAGCAACGAGATTAAAAAAAGAAATTCCGGATATTGTACGCATTCAGCATACATCTGTCCTGGAATTAAAAGATGTGGATGCGGATCAATTTGATCTCATTGTCTCGACTGTGCCGCTTAACAAGTTTACGGGTCATTATTTTGTCGTGAGCCCGATCCTTCAAGATACGGAAATTTCAACGATTAAAAAGTTCCTTGAAAATCGACGAGTGAAAGCTCCAAAGGAACAAGACCAACAACGGACGGAAGGTGCTGAGAGAGTTGTTGAAAAGCTCAGCTCCGTTCAAAAAATGAGCGAAACCATCGTCCATATCTTGAAAGGGTTTACTTTACAAAAATTAGAGGCTGAATCTGTCCAGGATGCCCTGGCTGAAGCGTGCCGACAGCTGTATCAAAAAGAGGTTATCAGCGATCAGGAACAGGTTCTGACGTATTTGATTAACAGGGAAAAAATAGGGGGATTAGGCATACCGGATACTCCCTTTGCTTTGTACCATACAAGGAGTCCGGCGATTACGGTTCCTTCCTTTACCATCTATACGTTAGCGAAATGGCAAACGGTAACCGGCATGCATCAAGAGGAGATGAAGATGAACACGATCTTGCTTCTCTTAGCACCGGAATCTGCGCCTCAAGAGATGCTGTCGGTGTTAAGCCACATAAGTTCATTAATTATTAAAGATGAGGAGAGCATCGCTGTATTTTCATCAGGAAGTTATGAAAAGATTTATTCATTTTTAAGCTACCAGCTGGAGAAATATTTTTACGAACAAATTCAACATCATAAGGAGTGA